In a genomic window of Colius striatus isolate bColStr4 chromosome 2, bColStr4.1.hap1, whole genome shotgun sequence:
- the ASF1A gene encoding histone chaperone ASF1A isoform X2, translating into MFVFQADAPNPGLIPDADAVGVTVVLITCTYRGQEFIRVGYYVNNEYTETELRENPPVKPDFSKLQRNILASNPRVTRFHINWEDNTEKLEDAESSNPNLQSLLSTDALPSASKGWSTSENSLNVMLESHMDCM; encoded by the exons GCTGATGCACCTAACCCAGGGCTTATTCCAGATGCAGATGCAGTAGGCGTAACAGTTGTGCTAATTACGTGCACCTATCGAGGTCAAGAATTTATTAGAGTCGGCTACTATGTAAACAATGAATATACCGAAACAGAACTGAGAGAGAATCCACCAGTAAAGCCAGATTTTTCTAAG cttcaaaGGAATATTTTGGCATCTAATCCCAGAGTCACGAGATTCCACATTAATTGGGAGGACAACACTGAAAAACTGGAAGATGCAGAGAGTAGTAACCCAAACCTACAGTCGCTGCTTTCTACAGATGCATTACCTTCAGCATCAAAGGGATGGTCAACATCAGAGAATTCATTGAATGTTATGTTAGAATCTCATATGGACTGCATGTGA